A single region of the Syngnathus acus chromosome 6, fSynAcu1.2, whole genome shotgun sequence genome encodes:
- the tigara gene encoding probable fructose-2,6-bisphosphatase TIGAR A has product MRRAFCSVDLIQEMTALTFGLTFVRHGETQYNKDGLLQGQAIDCPLSEEGLQQAESAGRYLKDVKFSNLFVSDMLRARQTAETIVKHNSSCAGLQLVCEPLLKEKSFGIAEGKPVQELKDMAKAAGQSLAVFTPPQGETQEQVKQRVKEFWLKMVQQVGGEHWPNRGENDERSSAPHVEGEEADNLPVHVLVVSHGGYLSVTMRSLVDDLHCPLPEGYSRARMFSLSPNAGVSRFVLTLTKDNNAFEVSKIQCLFVNKGDHVKT; this is encoded by the exons ATGCGGAGGGCTTTTTGCTCTGTTGACCTTATCCAGGAAATGACGGCACTAACATTCGGCTTGACATTTGTTCGACA TGGAGAAACCCAGTATAATAAAGATGGCCTGCTACAAG GCCAGGCCATAGACTGTCCGCTGTCTGAGGAGGGGCTGCAGCAGGCCGAATCTGCAGGTCGCTACCTGAAAGATGTCAAGTTCTCCAACCTGTTTGTCAGTGACATGCTGCGAGCGCGACAG ACTGCCGAAACTATTGTGAAACACAACAGTAGTTGCGCTGGTCTACAACTGGTCTGTGAGCCTCTACTTAAAGAGAAG AGCTTTGGGATAGCCGAGGGTAAGCCAGTGCAGGAGTTGAAAGATATGGCCAAAGCTGCCGGTCAGTCTTTAGCTGTCTTTACACCTCCTCAAGGGGAAACTCAAGAGCAG GTGAAGCAGCGCGTCAAAGAGTTTTGGCTCAAAATGGTCCAACAAGTCGGGGGGGAACACTGGCCCAACAGAGGGGAGAACGACGAGCGCTCTTCAGCGCCTCACGTAGAAGGCGAGGAGGCGGACAATCTTCCTGTCCACGTGCTGGTGGTCTCCCATGGGGGCTACTTGTCCGTAACTATGCGCTCCCTTGTGGATGATTTACACTGCCCCCTACCCGAAGGCTATAGCAGAGCACGCATGTTCTCGTTGAGTCCCAACGCAGGTGTGAGTCGCTTTGTGCTCACCTTGACGAAAGACAACAATGCTTTTGAAGTGTCTAAGATTCAATGCTTGTTCGTCAATAAGGGAGATCATGTAAAAACATAG